A single Hemitrygon akajei chromosome 29, sHemAka1.3, whole genome shotgun sequence DNA region contains:
- the LOC140718565 gene encoding tumor necrosis factor receptor superfamily member 1B-like translates to MLPRSSIPVLWVSLVFTAALGEQQNGKSCKENEYYNEDADRCCSLCPPGTYRETLCTSGHDTVCTDCQRNTFKEEWSNSYECTRCVGVCTDPLRQIQSCTKKTKQICECKPGMFCKTPSKDYCLQCFEHSVCNEGEYLIIAGNATKDNVCGPCPEGTFSSKKSVSTKCQPYVKCAKLLKKGTATTDVVCDNSFSPEATTLKTGMSKLNLSKVSTSSPVQLLTTPRVDHLTTLSTPAGNKQMVNLLLTVGLSLALLLILVISSLLFRRKNYFKSLLLSNRAKGSIYIMSPRTVYVGMEASDCGSSGQQEPIVKPPESLIPFPQQESMKSLSTGESHVFPVEEEGKIFHDPVPAADC, encoded by the exons CAACAAAATGGCAAATCCTGTAAGGAGAATGAATACTATAATGAAGATGCAGATCGGTGCTGCTCGTTGTGTCCTCCAG GGACATATCGAGAGACACTCTGCACATCTGGACACGACACAGTCTGTACTGACTGCCAACGGAACACGTTCAAGGAGGAGTGGAGCAACTCGTATGAGTGCACACGCTGTGTGGGAGTATGCACAGATC CTCTGCGACAAATTCAAAGCTGTACCAAGAAGACAAAGCAAATCTGCGAGTGTAAACCCGGAATGTTCTGCAAAACTCCGAGCAAAGACTACTGCTTGCAATGTTTTGAACACAGTGTATGCAACGAGGGAGAATACTTGATTATCGCAG GAAATGCCACAAAGGACAATGTTTGTGGGCCCTGCCCAGAAGGCACATTCTCAAGTAAGAAGTCTGTCTCCACCAAGTGCCAGCCATATGTTAA ATGTGCCAAATTGTTGAAAAAAGGCACAGCAACTACAGATGTGGTGTGCGACAATTCCTTCAGCCCAGAAGCCACTACGCTCAAGACAGGCATGAGCAAGTTGAACTTGTCCAAGGTATCCACATCTTCACCAGTGCAACTTCTGACCACTCCGAGGGTAGATCATCTAACAACATTATCCACTCCCGCAGGAAATA AACAGATGGTTAATCTGCTTCTGACAGTCGGACTGTCCCTTGCACTTCTGCTGATTCTTGTCATTTCCAGTTTGCTGTTCCGCCGGAAGAATTATTTTAAAAGCCTACTCTTGTCCAACAGAGCCAAAG GTTCCATCTATATCATGAGCCCTCGCACAGTGTACGTGGGAATGGAAGCCAGCGATTGCGGCAGCTCCGGTCAGCAGGAGCCCATTGTTAAGCCTCCAGAGTCCCTCATCCCCTTTCCTCAGCAGGAGTCGATGAAGTCTTTGAGTACAGGAGAGAGCCATGTCTTCCCagtggaggaggaggggaagattTTCCATGACCCAGTGCCAGCAGCCGACTGCTAA